The following are encoded together in the Flavihumibacter fluvii genome:
- a CDS encoding bifunctional YncE family protein/alkaline phosphatase family protein yields the protein MRQYLWSLAGCLLINNAIAQVSPLAAKLEEDRVRLPNGWHLSPAGRSLPLGDLPLNLVLSASGKYMAATNNGQSVQSIQLIDPVKEKLLDKVIIPKSWYGLCFSADEKSLYASGGNDNIIWQYAIRNNKLVKKDSIVLGAKWPVKISPAGLAIHAKRNELYVVTKENNQFYCIDLATKKIMTSLPIAAEGYACLVSRDMKSVFVSVWGGAQIWQYDVQQQKFTRKIDVGNHPNELIQTKNGRYVFTANANDNSVSIIDVQQWKVVEVLNAALYPDAPIGSASNGLALSADEKTLYVANADNNCLAVFDVASPGQSHSIGFIPTGWYPTNVKVKSSKIFVSNGKGFSSFANPHGPNPVAKKQAVNYQKADTVARQEVQYIGGLMKGTLSIIDVPDASALSTYSRAVYRNTPYTKEGELLSKGEAGNPIPMKIGDPSPIKYVFYIVKENRTYDQVLGDIKEGNGDTSLVLFGEHVTPNQHKLVKEFVLLDNFYTDGEVSSDGHNWTFSANATDYLEKTWPTGYGGRGGSYDGEGNRAIANPTKGFIWDYCKRAGVSYRTYGEFADDYKANLPVLENHLCPYYTSWDETVRDTTRVGQWRREFDSLLAANAVPQFNSLRLINDHTEGQKIGRPTPFAHVADNDLAVGMFIEYLSKSPIWMESVVFIVEDDAQNGPDHVDAHRTTAYVAGGYVKRNFVDHTMYSTSSMLRTIELILGLPPMSQYDAAAEPMWRSFSKVPDGKGFTAVPALVDLNEKNTAKGENAIRSSTLDFSKEDNIPDMVFSEIIWKAVKGEHSVMPAPRRSAFVQVKEEDEK from the coding sequence ATGCGTCAATATCTATGGAGCCTGGCAGGTTGCCTGCTGATCAATAATGCAATAGCCCAGGTTTCACCACTTGCTGCAAAACTTGAAGAGGACCGGGTCCGCTTGCCGAACGGCTGGCATCTTTCGCCGGCAGGCCGGTCACTGCCCCTCGGTGATCTGCCCTTGAACCTGGTGCTAAGCGCATCCGGGAAATATATGGCCGCTACGAATAACGGCCAAAGTGTTCAAAGTATCCAGTTGATCGACCCGGTGAAGGAAAAATTGCTCGACAAGGTCATCATCCCGAAAAGCTGGTATGGCCTCTGTTTCAGTGCTGATGAAAAATCACTGTATGCCAGTGGCGGTAATGATAATATCATCTGGCAATATGCCATCCGCAATAACAAACTCGTAAAGAAGGACAGCATCGTGCTGGGTGCAAAATGGCCCGTGAAAATTTCGCCTGCAGGCCTTGCGATCCATGCGAAAAGGAATGAACTATATGTGGTCACCAAAGAGAACAACCAGTTTTATTGTATCGACCTGGCCACAAAGAAAATAATGACATCCCTTCCGATTGCCGCAGAAGGCTATGCCTGCCTGGTGTCCCGCGACATGAAATCGGTATTTGTATCAGTTTGGGGTGGTGCACAGATCTGGCAATACGATGTGCAACAGCAAAAGTTCACGCGTAAGATTGATGTAGGTAACCATCCGAATGAACTCATCCAGACAAAGAACGGCCGCTATGTATTTACGGCAAATGCCAACGACAACAGTGTTTCCATCATCGATGTACAACAATGGAAAGTTGTTGAAGTGCTTAATGCCGCTTTATATCCGGATGCACCAATAGGCTCGGCAAGTAACGGGCTCGCCTTATCCGCTGATGAAAAAACATTGTATGTTGCGAATGCCGATAATAACTGCCTGGCCGTATTTGATGTGGCCAGTCCAGGTCAGTCCCATTCCATCGGATTTATTCCAACGGGCTGGTATCCAACTAACGTTAAAGTGAAAAGCTCGAAAATATTTGTCAGCAATGGCAAGGGCTTTTCTTCATTTGCCAATCCGCATGGTCCCAATCCGGTTGCAAAAAAGCAGGCAGTGAATTACCAGAAAGCAGATACGGTTGCCAGGCAGGAAGTACAATATATTGGCGGGCTCATGAAAGGTACGCTCAGCATTATTGATGTGCCGGATGCATCTGCTTTAAGTACCTATTCGAGAGCCGTATACAGGAATACTCCCTATACCAAGGAAGGTGAGTTACTATCGAAAGGTGAAGCAGGCAATCCTATTCCCATGAAAATAGGTGATCCTTCGCCGATCAAATACGTGTTTTATATCGTGAAAGAAAACCGTACTTACGACCAGGTGCTGGGTGATATTAAAGAAGGCAATGGTGATACAAGCCTGGTTTTATTTGGTGAACACGTTACACCCAACCAACATAAACTGGTGAAAGAATTTGTTCTCCTGGATAATTTTTATACAGATGGTGAAGTTAGTTCGGACGGCCATAACTGGACTTTTTCTGCCAATGCAACTGACTACCTGGAGAAAACATGGCCAACCGGATATGGCGGCCGCGGCGGGTCTTATGATGGAGAAGGGAATCGTGCAATTGCTAATCCCACCAAAGGTTTCATCTGGGATTATTGCAAAAGGGCAGGGGTCAGTTATCGCACCTATGGTGAATTTGCGGATGATTATAAAGCAAATCTCCCGGTACTTGAAAATCATTTATGTCCATATTATACGAGTTGGGATGAAACCGTTAGGGATACTACCCGTGTAGGGCAATGGCGCCGTGAGTTTGATTCCTTACTAGCGGCCAATGCTGTTCCGCAGTTCAATTCATTGCGCCTGATCAATGACCATACCGAAGGACAAAAGATCGGCCGGCCAACCCCATTCGCGCATGTAGCCGACAATGACCTGGCAGTGGGAATGTTTATTGAATACCTGTCTAAAAGTCCAATCTGGATGGAAAGCGTAGTGTTTATTGTTGAAGATGATGCGCAGAACGGTCCGGACCACGTTGACGCCCACCGTACCACTGCATACGTTGCCGGAGGTTATGTGAAAAGGAATTTTGTGGACCATACAATGTACTCCACCTCTTCCATGCTACGTACCATTGAACTAATCCTGGGCCTGCCGCCGATGAGCCAGTATGATGCGGCTGCTGAACCGATGTGGCGCAGTTTCAGTAAAGTACCTGATGGCAAAGGGTTTACGGCAGTTCCGGCATTGGTAGACCTCAATGAAAAAAATACCGCAAAAGGAGAGAATGCGATCCGTAGCAGTACACTGGATTTTTCCAAAGAAGATAATATTCCAGATATGGTATTCAGTGAAATCATCTGGAAGGCCGTAAAAGGAGAACATAGCGTTATGCCGGCACCAAGAAGGAGTGCCTTTGTACAAGTAAAAGAAGAAGACGAAAAATGA
- a CDS encoding TonB-dependent receptor plug domain-containing protein produces the protein MKREVTVMLLMIAAGPAFSQQDSSVVPKSLTEVVVTSQRKETALLQVPYLVEKTNGRTINTYQPRTTPEALVGLNGVFVQKTNHGGGSPFVRGLTGNQVLMLVDGIRLNNSTFRYGPNQYLNTIDPFGVDRIEVAKGTGSVQYGSDALGGVIQVFSKEPEFSKEAAWKGNLMGKFMTGGMEKTGHADMTYSGENMAAQVGLTYRDFGDLIGGDTTGKQSPSGYNEYAWDAKLKFLLAPRARLTVAHQFLQQNEVPIYHKVVLENYRINEIDPQQRMLNYARLDLDGKQPLTKQISITASWQHSIEGRLSSKNNSTTLRKEKDAVNTLGLTAEVFSEIARNWTANSGIELYQDAVSSERSDINESTGAEKELRGLYPDGARYGNYSVYSLHHIKWHRVSVELGARYNFFNIRLTDTSLGKVAIQPSALVGNAALMYHLNDRHKIFASLSNGFRAPNIDDMGTLGIVDFRYEVPASDLRPEKSINTELGYKFMAGRLEGSASVFYLQIKDMITRVKVGNDSISGYPVYKKENTEKANIKGVEASLKYLVIRHFVVLANIAYQNGENETKSEPMRRIPPINGRFMATYVKQNWHADAEWLWAGKQDRLAQGDKDDNRIPKGGTPQWNVVNLYGGVSWPFADLNLGCQNVFNEDYRTHGSGINGVGRSLWLSLKIKINQ, from the coding sequence ATGAAAAGAGAGGTTACAGTAATGCTTTTGATGATAGCAGCCGGTCCGGCGTTTTCTCAGCAGGACAGTAGTGTTGTGCCAAAATCGCTTACAGAAGTGGTGGTTACTTCGCAGCGTAAAGAAACAGCGCTGTTACAAGTGCCCTATCTGGTAGAAAAAACAAATGGCCGCACCATAAATACCTATCAGCCCAGGACCACCCCTGAAGCACTGGTTGGCCTCAACGGCGTATTTGTACAGAAGACCAACCATGGCGGTGGATCACCGTTTGTACGCGGACTAACCGGCAACCAGGTACTGATGCTGGTGGATGGCATACGCCTGAATAATTCAACATTCCGTTACGGACCTAACCAATACCTCAATACGATAGATCCTTTTGGAGTTGACAGGATAGAAGTGGCCAAGGGAACCGGTTCCGTGCAATACGGGTCAGATGCACTGGGTGGCGTTATCCAGGTATTTTCAAAGGAACCCGAATTCTCCAAAGAGGCTGCCTGGAAAGGCAATTTGATGGGTAAGTTCATGACTGGTGGCATGGAAAAAACCGGTCATGCAGATATGACCTATTCTGGAGAGAACATGGCTGCACAGGTTGGACTAACCTATCGCGATTTTGGTGACCTTATAGGTGGTGATACAACGGGCAAGCAAAGTCCATCCGGCTACAATGAATACGCCTGGGATGCTAAACTCAAATTTTTACTGGCCCCCCGGGCAAGGCTAACCGTAGCACACCAATTCCTGCAACAAAATGAAGTACCGATTTACCATAAAGTGGTGCTGGAGAATTACCGGATCAATGAAATCGATCCGCAACAAAGGATGCTGAACTACGCCAGGCTGGATCTCGATGGAAAGCAACCATTAACGAAACAAATCAGTATTACGGCTTCCTGGCAGCATAGTATCGAAGGCCGGCTAAGCAGTAAGAATAATAGCACAACACTCAGGAAAGAAAAGGATGCCGTCAATACACTTGGACTAACAGCAGAAGTATTCAGTGAGATCGCGCGGAACTGGACTGCCAATTCGGGAATAGAATTATACCAGGATGCGGTGTCAAGTGAGCGCAGTGATATCAATGAATCTACAGGGGCGGAAAAAGAGTTGCGCGGATTATACCCTGATGGTGCCCGTTATGGAAATTATTCAGTCTATAGTTTACATCATATAAAATGGCACAGGGTTTCAGTAGAGCTGGGTGCGCGGTATAATTTCTTTAATATCCGGTTAACTGATACCAGCCTGGGTAAAGTGGCCATCCAACCTTCAGCATTGGTTGGAAATGCCGCATTGATGTACCACCTGAATGACCGCCATAAAATCTTTGCCTCACTGAGCAATGGTTTCCGTGCACCCAATATTGATGATATGGGCACGCTCGGCATTGTTGATTTCCGGTATGAAGTTCCTGCAAGTGATTTGCGGCCAGAAAAATCCATCAATACAGAACTTGGCTATAAGTTTATGGCAGGGAGACTTGAAGGATCGGCCAGTGTGTTTTACCTGCAAATAAAAGATATGATCACCAGGGTTAAAGTGGGTAATGATTCCATCAGTGGCTATCCGGTGTATAAAAAGGAAAATACGGAAAAGGCGAATATCAAAGGAGTAGAAGCTAGTTTGAAATACCTGGTGATACGCCATTTTGTGGTGTTGGCCAATATCGCTTACCAGAATGGTGAAAATGAAACAAAATCAGAACCCATGCGCCGCATTCCACCGATTAACGGGAGATTCATGGCGACCTATGTTAAACAAAACTGGCATGCAGATGCTGAGTGGTTATGGGCCGGAAAGCAGGATCGCCTGGCCCAGGGCGATAAAGACGATAATCGTATTCCAAAGGGTGGTACACCTCAATGGAATGTTGTAAATTTATATGGTGGTGTCAGCTGGCCGTTTGCAGACCTGAACCTAGGATGCCAAAATGTATTCAATGAAGACTACCGGACACATGGCTCTGGGATTAATGGCGTTGGCCGTAGTTTATGGCTGTCATTAAAAATTAAAATCAACCAGTAA
- a CDS encoding HD domain-containing protein has protein sequence MLSSQSVTDEIFSLFEQFGAEEYAGEKVSQLEHMYQAAQLATSEGYDDEVILAAFLHDVGHLLPVENKQDRMVGSDGLQYGMVEHEKLGAEWLRSMGLGERMCKLIASHVNAKRYLTLKDPEYYDQLSTASKQTLEYQGGRMSPAEAQAFESDPLFELYIRMRRWDEAAKLEDQPVGNLGELKSMLRKYLEKRGVSY, from the coding sequence ATGCTTTCCTCCCAATCAGTAACCGACGAAATATTTTCCCTTTTTGAACAATTTGGCGCGGAAGAATATGCCGGCGAAAAAGTCTCACAATTGGAACATATGTACCAGGCTGCACAGTTGGCCACCAGCGAAGGCTATGATGATGAAGTTATATTGGCGGCATTTCTGCATGACGTCGGCCATTTGCTACCCGTTGAAAATAAGCAGGATAGAATGGTGGGAAGCGATGGCCTGCAGTATGGAATGGTAGAGCATGAAAAACTTGGTGCCGAATGGCTGCGGAGCATGGGCCTCGGTGAAAGGATGTGCAAACTGATTGCCTCCCATGTTAACGCCAAAAGGTACCTGACACTTAAAGACCCTGAATATTACGACCAATTATCAACAGCCAGCAAACAGACCCTTGAATACCAGGGTGGTCGCATGTCGCCGGCTGAAGCACAGGCATTTGAGTCAGATCCTTTATTTGAGTTATATATCAGGATGCGCCGTTGGGATGAAGCCGCTAAATTGGAAGACCAGCCTGTCGGGAACCTGGGGGAATTAAAGTCCATGCTGCGTAAATACCTGGAAAAAAGAGGGGTGTCTTATTAG
- a CDS encoding HAD hydrolase-like protein, with protein sequence MKNIQDIRLVVCDMIGTTIRDHPKIEHCFSLSAKQTGLKMTDEEILAVQGWAIRQVFETYWERQTGERNNEWLKQVEHSYSVFRKILEDHYKQHEVLPIEGSVELFKFLMEKGIAIALTTGLYRKVADILLGKLGWIRDGLVQVSITSDEVEKGRPEPHMIRKAMDILGIYDRKTVINIGDTPSDIQSGKKAGVLLSCCVTNGSHSLGQLSSFNPDIAFGSLHDFRSFLQSRA encoded by the coding sequence ATGAAAAATATTCAGGACATCAGACTGGTAGTCTGCGATATGATTGGCACCACGATAAGGGACCATCCTAAAATTGAACACTGTTTTTCACTATCAGCAAAGCAAACTGGGTTAAAGATGACCGACGAAGAAATCCTGGCCGTGCAGGGCTGGGCAATACGCCAGGTTTTTGAAACCTACTGGGAAAGACAAACTGGCGAAAGAAATAATGAATGGCTTAAGCAGGTAGAACATTCCTATAGTGTATTCAGGAAAATACTGGAAGATCATTATAAACAACATGAGGTTCTGCCGATAGAAGGTAGCGTAGAATTATTTAAATTCCTTATGGAAAAAGGAATTGCCATCGCATTAACTACCGGCTTGTACAGAAAAGTGGCAGATATACTTTTAGGTAAACTGGGCTGGATACGAGACGGCCTTGTTCAGGTTTCCATTACGAGCGATGAAGTGGAAAAGGGCCGACCGGAACCCCACATGATCCGCAAAGCCATGGATATTTTGGGTATCTATGACCGTAAAACAGTCATCAATATTGGTGACACCCCTTCAGATATCCAATCAGGTAAAAAGGCCGGTGTATTATTATCCTGTTGTGTTACTAATGGAAGCCATAGCCTGGGACAATTATCTTCTTTTAATCCCGACATAGCATTTGGCTCCTTGCATGATTTCAGGTCATTTCTGCAATCCAGGGCCTGA
- a CDS encoding TIGR03364 family FAD-dependent oxidoreductase, with translation MNNMHYDCIITGAGVLGSFHAYHAARKGLKVLLLEKDSQPAEATVRNFGMVIPSGMSQGKWQEYGWRSTEIYQDIQAKFDITVRKNGSVYIASDATEMTLLEELAVINKKRGYLSVINGKEDCLEKYPGLRASYCVGGLFFPDEITVEPSRMIHHLIAYLKEQLAVTYRPLSLVKSVEYKKDRCYVETSDGQTFTGNQVIICNGRDFKSLYPQLFFNSDIEVSKLQMMSTSPMTDYVLPGSIFSGLSIRRYESFAECPSFNTAVAGNINELCKKWGIHVLFKQAADGSIIIGDSHEYEDAKNADRLGFDIKQVINDIVLEEAQRMFRLPHWNIAKQWNGYYAQRKGHDLFMETADTNTWIITAIGGKGMTASAALAEENIHKIFD, from the coding sequence ATGAATAACATGCATTATGATTGTATTATTACCGGTGCCGGCGTCTTAGGCAGTTTTCACGCCTACCATGCCGCCCGTAAGGGATTAAAAGTATTGTTACTGGAAAAGGACAGCCAGCCTGCTGAAGCCACTGTCCGCAACTTTGGCATGGTCATTCCATCGGGCATGAGCCAGGGGAAATGGCAGGAATATGGATGGCGAAGCACGGAAATATACCAGGATATCCAGGCTAAATTTGATATCACGGTCAGAAAAAATGGTTCAGTGTATATAGCTTCCGATGCTACTGAAATGACCCTGCTGGAAGAACTGGCCGTTATTAATAAAAAGCGCGGATACCTCTCCGTTATAAATGGCAAGGAAGACTGCCTGGAAAAATATCCCGGACTGAGGGCTTCTTATTGTGTGGGTGGACTATTCTTCCCGGATGAAATAACCGTTGAGCCCTCGCGCATGATCCATCACCTCATTGCTTACCTGAAAGAACAGCTTGCCGTTACATACCGTCCGCTTTCCCTGGTGAAATCTGTTGAATACAAAAAGGATCGTTGTTATGTTGAAACCAGTGACGGGCAAACATTCACCGGCAACCAGGTAATCATTTGCAATGGCCGAGATTTCAAATCACTTTACCCGCAATTATTTTTCAATAGTGATATTGAAGTATCGAAACTGCAAATGATGAGTACTTCGCCAATGACCGATTATGTTTTACCCGGATCCATATTCAGCGGATTAAGCATCCGTAGATATGAATCCTTCGCGGAATGCCCCTCCTTTAATACAGCAGTGGCTGGTAATATCAACGAGCTATGTAAAAAATGGGGCATCCATGTGTTGTTTAAACAGGCTGCTGATGGAAGTATTATTATTGGTGATTCCCATGAATATGAAGATGCCAAAAATGCTGACCGGCTTGGGTTTGACATAAAGCAGGTAATCAATGACATTGTCCTGGAAGAGGCCCAGCGGATGTTTCGTTTACCACATTGGAATATTGCTAAACAATGGAATGGTTATTACGCACAACGCAAAGGGCACGACCTGTTTATGGAAACGGCAGATACGAATACCTGGATCATTACTGCAATTGGCGGTAAAGGAATGACAGCCAGCGCCGCACTCGCAGAAGAGAATATCCATAAAATCTTCGACTGA
- a CDS encoding DUF5690 family protein, giving the protein MLSQSTFTGKITKAQVANISLAAFASFSTYFCMYGFRKTISATTFDGINTLGISFKSALVIAQVLGYMTAKFIGIKFIAELEPAKRARYILLLIGGAHLSLLMLALVPRPLNLAFLYINGMCLGLIWGLVFSFIEGRRFTDFIALILSINFIFSSGVAKSIGRVCIESWGIAEIYMPFVAGCLFLPLLFISVYALTRIPPPTPLETAQRGKREPMNAQGRKALLQRFLPGLLAIILINLLLTILRDIKDNYAVEIIRKIRPDANPGIFTRMETIAALVVFALLLTISGLSSHFKSIKRHHFVIGAGFIAVGLCAICLYIKFGDAIALLVTYTIGLYLSYNTLQCLFLDRFISAYKVNGNIGFFFYLMDSVGYLGSCILILNKELFNTQTDWLPYFIYVSAIFAVIGLATVVFSWIYFRRKFQQLQTI; this is encoded by the coding sequence ATGCTTAGCCAGTCTACTTTCACCGGAAAAATCACCAAAGCCCAGGTTGCGAACATCAGTTTGGCCGCCTTTGCCTCTTTTTCGACCTATTTCTGCATGTACGGTTTTCGTAAAACCATTAGTGCCACTACGTTTGACGGTATCAATACCCTTGGTATTTCCTTCAAATCCGCCCTTGTCATTGCCCAGGTATTAGGGTATATGACGGCAAAGTTTATCGGCATTAAATTCATCGCAGAGCTTGAACCAGCAAAAAGGGCCCGGTATATCCTGTTATTGATTGGCGGGGCTCACCTGAGCCTGCTGATGCTGGCCCTGGTGCCAAGGCCATTAAACCTGGCCTTCCTGTATATCAACGGCATGTGCCTGGGGCTGATATGGGGCCTGGTTTTCAGCTTTATTGAAGGCCGGAGGTTTACTGATTTTATTGCACTGATCCTGAGTATCAATTTCATTTTCAGTTCCGGGGTAGCAAAGAGTATAGGCCGTGTCTGCATTGAATCCTGGGGAATTGCAGAGATCTATATGCCTTTTGTGGCCGGCTGCCTTTTCCTACCCCTTCTGTTCATTTCCGTATATGCCTTAACCCGCATTCCACCGCCCACACCACTGGAAACCGCCCAAAGGGGAAAGCGGGAACCGATGAATGCCCAGGGCAGAAAGGCATTATTACAAAGGTTCCTGCCGGGATTACTGGCCATTATTCTCATTAACCTGCTACTGACTATTTTGCGGGATATAAAAGATAATTATGCCGTTGAAATCATCCGGAAAATCAGGCCTGATGCGAATCCGGGGATTTTTACCAGGATGGAAACCATCGCTGCACTGGTGGTATTTGCCTTATTGCTGACCATATCCGGCTTGTCCAGCCACTTTAAAAGCATTAAAAGGCACCACTTCGTAATTGGTGCAGGTTTTATAGCAGTTGGACTTTGTGCCATTTGCCTGTACATTAAATTTGGCGATGCCATTGCCTTGCTGGTTACCTACACAATAGGGTTATACCTTAGCTATAACACCCTCCAGTGCCTGTTCCTGGACCGGTTTATTTCAGCCTATAAGGTAAATGGTAATATCGGGTTCTTTTTTTACCTGATGGATTCTGTTGGCTACCTGGGTAGTTGCATATTGATTCTCAACAAAGAATTATTTAATACCCAAACAGACTGGTTACCCTATTTCATTTATGTAAGTGCGATTTTTGCAGTAATCGGCTTAGCCACTGTAGTGTTCAGCTGGATCTATTTTAGAAGGAAATTCCAACAATTGCAAACCATTTAG
- a CDS encoding ribonucleoside-diphosphate reductase small subunit, with the protein MQTENEVLLRENKDRFVILPINYPRVWEMYKKHEASFWTAEEIDLSADMADWANMNDGERHFVSHILAFFAASDGIVNENLAVNFMSEVQLPEARCFYGFQIMMENIHSETYALLIDTYIKDPVEKDKLFHAIDTVPAVKKKAEWALRWIENGTFAERLVAFAAVEGIFFSGSFCSIFWLKKRGLMPGLTFSNELISRDEGLHCEFACLLYSMLSKQMTQEEVYAIISDAVTIEKEFITEALPVDLIGMNARLMQQYIEFVADRWLGELGYEKMFNATNPFDFMEMISLQGKTNFFEKRVGDYQKSGVMTGAAGQSFTLDEDF; encoded by the coding sequence ATGCAGACCGAAAATGAAGTGTTGCTGAGGGAAAATAAGGACCGATTCGTGATCCTCCCTATTAATTATCCCAGGGTTTGGGAGATGTATAAGAAACATGAAGCCAGCTTCTGGACGGCGGAAGAAATCGACCTTTCGGCTGACATGGCAGACTGGGCCAACATGAATGATGGTGAGCGCCATTTCGTGTCCCACATCCTGGCATTCTTTGCTGCCAGTGATGGCATCGTGAACGAAAACCTGGCGGTCAATTTCATGAGTGAAGTACAATTGCCGGAAGCGCGTTGTTTTTATGGTTTCCAGATCATGATGGAAAATATCCATTCTGAAACCTATGCGCTGCTGATCGATACCTATATCAAAGACCCGGTGGAGAAGGATAAATTATTCCATGCCATCGATACGGTGCCTGCTGTGAAAAAGAAAGCCGAATGGGCGCTGCGTTGGATAGAGAACGGAACTTTCGCGGAAAGACTTGTCGCATTCGCTGCAGTTGAAGGCATTTTCTTCAGTGGCAGCTTCTGCTCAATTTTCTGGTTGAAGAAAAGGGGATTGATGCCTGGCCTCACGTTCAGTAATGAACTGATCAGCCGCGATGAAGGCCTGCATTGTGAATTCGCCTGCCTGCTGTACAGCATGTTGTCCAAGCAAATGACGCAGGAAGAAGTTTACGCCATCATTAGCGATGCAGTAACCATTGAAAAGGAGTTCATCACTGAGGCATTGCCGGTAGACCTTATCGGTATGAACGCACGCCTCATGCAACAATACATTGAGTTTGTAGCCGATCGCTGGTTAGGTGAACTCGGGTATGAAAAAATGTTCAATGCCACCAATCCTTTTGATTTCATGGAGATGATCTCCCTGCAGGGGAAGACCAACTTCTTCGAAAAGCGGGTGGGTGATTACCAAAAATCTGGCGTGATGACAGGTGCAGCCGGACAATCATTTACGCTTGACGAAGACTTTTAA